In Sphingomonas sp. SORGH_AS_0950, the following are encoded in one genomic region:
- a CDS encoding TonB-dependent receptor, which yields MRARISAALLVGAACVFPFAAQAQSADAGQGTPPTTDATPQADAATPIQDGVSSGDIIVTAQRRAQSILTVPIAISAIGGDALVTKGITNSANLAVAVPNLQVSSPYGQTQPNFSLRGISVANEYNSNQASPIGVYIDDVYLASRTAHGMGLFDLDRVEVLRGPQGTLFGRNTTGGAINFITKAPSLHGNEGYAEAGYGNFNTLTAQGAVEATMVEDQLGVRIAGNYAKGDGQIHNVYPGGRDGNSQDTLQGRVSLRLRPGNGPLDIKLKVYGGRDQGTQAAIHGLGAFRTGLGFFETNENRIGLNRTEAYGGSATIAYDVSPTVVFTSITSRDGGKQNLQQAADGSPLDILDINWRSSFQQFSEEARFNYNGTRLKLVGGGFYGWDEVITDNRFNIGQAIAPSVNGGFFQHYRQVRRSYAVFAQGDYDLTERLSLTLGARYTWDRSQYRDGYAYLFAGDIGGPETPLATTVPCAGVPGTCPYNSNARFVLDGRNNALTGRVSLNYTFEGGTLVYASYNRGYRSGAFNGGGYTSSAGINYIAPERVNAYEVGLKGRYFNNALTLTMSGFYYDYINQQVQDTRPGPVSFLVNAPKAEVYGVEGEARWRLTPAVTINASAGYLHATYKELTLQNTRLDGNDLPFAPRFTAQGGVDLTLFKVGNNGLTVSPSVAYFSRQYFSPFNDINAVGTGQQNSELQQKGFAKVNLTAALTTGRFTIKAFATNLLNAKTYAYGLDLRGAGFPYNFLVPAAPRTFGGSVRVAF from the coding sequence ATGAGGGCCAGGATCAGCGCGGCGCTGCTTGTCGGCGCGGCATGCGTGTTTCCGTTCGCGGCACAGGCGCAAAGCGCCGACGCGGGGCAGGGCACGCCCCCCACCACCGATGCAACGCCCCAGGCGGATGCCGCCACGCCCATACAGGACGGCGTATCATCGGGTGACATCATCGTGACCGCGCAGCGGCGCGCCCAGTCGATCCTCACCGTTCCCATCGCCATTTCCGCGATCGGCGGCGATGCGCTGGTGACGAAGGGCATTACCAATTCGGCCAATCTGGCGGTCGCGGTGCCCAACCTGCAAGTCAGCAGCCCATATGGCCAGACCCAGCCGAATTTCTCGCTGCGTGGGATCAGCGTCGCGAACGAGTACAATTCCAACCAAGCGTCGCCGATCGGCGTTTATATCGACGACGTCTATCTCGCCAGCCGCACCGCGCATGGCATGGGTCTGTTCGACCTGGACCGGGTGGAGGTGCTTCGCGGGCCGCAGGGTACGCTTTTCGGCCGAAACACGACGGGCGGCGCGATCAACTTCATCACCAAGGCGCCGAGCCTGCATGGCAATGAAGGCTATGCCGAAGCGGGCTACGGCAATTTCAACACCCTCACCGCGCAAGGCGCGGTCGAGGCGACGATGGTCGAGGACCAGCTGGGCGTCCGCATCGCCGGAAACTACGCCAAGGGCGATGGGCAGATCCACAACGTCTATCCCGGTGGCCGCGACGGCAATTCGCAGGACACGTTGCAGGGGCGGGTGTCGCTGCGGCTGCGGCCCGGCAATGGCCCGCTCGACATCAAGCTGAAAGTCTATGGCGGGCGTGACCAGGGCACGCAGGCGGCGATCCATGGCCTGGGCGCGTTTCGTACCGGCCTCGGCTTCTTCGAGACCAATGAGAACCGGATCGGGCTGAACCGGACCGAGGCCTATGGCGGATCGGCGACCATCGCCTATGACGTGTCACCGACCGTCGTCTTCACATCGATTACCTCGCGCGATGGGGGTAAGCAGAATCTACAGCAGGCGGCGGACGGATCGCCGCTGGACATTCTCGACATCAACTGGCGGTCGAGCTTCCAGCAGTTCAGCGAGGAGGCGAGGTTCAATTATAATGGCACCCGGCTGAAACTGGTGGGTGGCGGCTTTTACGGCTGGGACGAGGTGATTACCGACAACCGGTTCAACATCGGCCAAGCGATCGCCCCGTCGGTCAATGGCGGCTTCTTCCAGCATTATCGCCAGGTCCGCCGTTCCTATGCCGTCTTCGCGCAGGGCGATTACGACCTCACCGAGCGATTGAGCCTGACGTTGGGTGCCCGCTACACCTGGGATCGCAGCCAGTATCGCGACGGCTATGCCTATCTGTTTGCGGGCGACATCGGCGGCCCGGAGACGCCACTGGCGACCACCGTGCCCTGTGCGGGGGTGCCCGGCACCTGCCCGTACAACTCCAATGCTCGCTTTGTGCTGGACGGCCGCAACAATGCGCTGACCGGGCGGGTGTCCCTGAACTATACGTTCGAGGGCGGTACACTGGTCTATGCCAGCTATAATCGCGGCTATCGTTCGGGCGCGTTCAATGGCGGGGGTTACACCTCGTCGGCCGGGATCAACTATATCGCGCCCGAGCGGGTCAACGCCTATGAAGTCGGGCTGAAGGGACGCTATTTCAACAATGCCCTGACCCTCACCATGTCGGGCTTCTATTACGACTATATCAACCAGCAGGTACAGGATACCCGGCCGGGCCCCGTATCCTTCCTGGTCAACGCGCCGAAGGCCGAGGTTTACGGCGTCGAAGGCGAGGCGCGGTGGCGGCTGACCCCGGCGGTGACGATCAACGCGTCGGCGGGCTATCTCCATGCGACCTACAAGGAACTGACGCTCCAGAATACCCGGCTGGACGGCAACGACCTGCCTTTCGCGCCGCGCTTTACCGCGCAGGGCGGGGTGGACCTGACCTTGTTCAAGGTCGGCAATAACGGGCTGACCGTATCACCCAGCGTCGCCTATTTCTCGCGCCAGTATTTCTCGCCGTTCAACGACATCAACGCGGTCGGCACCGGCCAGCAGAACAGCGAGTTGCAGCAAAAGGGCTTCGCCAAGGTCAACCTGACCGCCGCGCTGACCACCGGCCGCTTCACCATCAAGGCGTTCGCCACCAACCTGCTGAACGCCAAGACCTATGCTTACGGGCTCGACCTGCGCGGGGCGGGCTTCCCTTACAATTTCCTTGTTCCCGCCGCACCGCGCACCTTCGGCGGCTCTGTCCGGGTGGCATTCTGA
- a CDS encoding cytochrome P450, producing MATITTPDLKDPGLYEAGVPWDLFAALRRDDPVHWNPETDGAGFWSVMRHADIVEVSRQPLLFSSAHENGGHRIFNENEVGLTGAGESAIGVPFISRDPPVHTRYRKFIMPALSPGRLGDIETRIRERATRLIDAIPLNEAVNIVPLLSAPLPLMTLAELLGVSIDLWPKLYDWTNAFVGEDDPEFRQSPEAMAATLGEFFAFGQELFEARRAEPTPDIASLLANAEIDGQAVPFRDFIGNLILVLVGGNETTRNSLSHSIVALSQNPDQWETIRENRDVLKTATPEMVRYASPVMHMRRTAMDDTVIGGQRIAKGDKVVLWYISANRDEGVFPEANRFLVTRKGAQHVGFGSGQHVCVGSRLAEMQLRVAFDLLADRVTSFEVQAPPRRFRSNFINGLKNLDVILRAV from the coding sequence ATGGCGACGATCACGACCCCTGACCTGAAGGACCCCGGCCTCTATGAGGCGGGGGTTCCCTGGGATCTATTCGCGGCGCTGCGCCGCGACGATCCGGTGCACTGGAACCCGGAGACGGATGGCGCGGGCTTCTGGTCCGTGATGCGCCATGCCGATATCGTGGAGGTATCGCGCCAGCCGCTGCTATTCTCCTCGGCGCACGAGAATGGCGGCCACCGCATCTTCAACGAAAATGAAGTCGGGCTGACGGGCGCGGGCGAGTCCGCCATCGGCGTCCCCTTCATTTCACGCGATCCGCCGGTCCATACCCGCTATCGCAAGTTCATCATGCCCGCGCTGTCGCCGGGGCGGCTGGGCGATATCGAAACGCGCATCCGCGAGCGGGCGACAAGGTTGATCGACGCGATCCCGCTGAACGAAGCGGTGAATATCGTGCCGCTGCTGTCGGCTCCACTGCCGCTGATGACGCTGGCCGAATTGCTGGGCGTGTCGATCGACCTCTGGCCCAAACTCTACGACTGGACCAATGCGTTCGTCGGCGAGGACGACCCCGAGTTCCGCCAGAGCCCCGAGGCGATGGCGGCGACCCTGGGCGAGTTCTTCGCCTTCGGACAGGAGCTGTTCGAGGCGCGGCGCGCGGAGCCGACCCCCGACATCGCCTCGCTCCTCGCCAATGCGGAGATCGATGGGCAGGCGGTGCCGTTCCGCGACTTCATCGGTAACCTGATCCTGGTGCTGGTCGGCGGCAACGAGACGACGCGCAACTCGCTCAGCCATAGCATCGTCGCCCTGTCCCAGAACCCGGACCAGTGGGAGACCATCCGCGAGAACCGGGACGTGCTGAAGACCGCGACGCCGGAGATGGTGCGCTATGCCAGCCCGGTCATGCATATGCGCCGTACCGCGATGGACGATACAGTCATCGGTGGCCAGCGTATCGCCAAGGGCGACAAGGTCGTCCTCTGGTACATCTCCGCCAATCGCGACGAGGGCGTGTTTCCCGAGGCCAACCGTTTCCTCGTCACCCGCAAGGGCGCGCAGCATGTCGGTTTCGGGTCGGGACAGCATGTCTGCGTCGGCTCGCGGCTGGCGGAAATGCAGCTGCGCGTCGCGTTCGACTTGTTGGCGGATCGTGTTACATCTTTCGAGGTGCAAGCACCGCCGCGACGGTTCCGGTCGAACTTCATCAACGGCCTCAAGAACCTCGACGTCATTTTGCGGGCTGTATGA
- a CDS encoding helix-turn-helix domain-containing protein, with protein sequence MAELSPSNEKIIANTLGRAPDRSVNLGSWQFARWRQFIGSYELPALVDPVFVVHVGGKPDTRLWEADQWSQSRSIPGCATIVPAGCSTGWRIDGELDVVTVSIPMDQLQDQRAVARFREMRFAFADPLGIALTRQILSELYAAQTVERTAYIGTLLDALKMHTLRSSPPSSEGAFPSADFSAYRIHQIMNDILGRPEEDHSLETLAAQAGLTPSHFCRVFKRATGVTPHQYVMKARLDRARDLLGQSDLSIAQVAEMTGFTSQSHFTRAFRQYAGDTPSGWRHTIQ encoded by the coding sequence GTGGCAGAGCTTTCGCCCAGCAACGAGAAGATCATCGCCAACACGCTCGGCCGCGCGCCGGACCGCAGCGTCAACCTGGGCTCCTGGCAGTTCGCGCGGTGGCGGCAGTTCATCGGCAGCTATGAATTGCCCGCCCTCGTCGATCCCGTCTTCGTCGTCCATGTCGGCGGCAAGCCCGACACGCGGCTGTGGGAAGCCGATCAGTGGAGCCAGTCGCGATCCATTCCGGGCTGCGCGACCATCGTCCCCGCCGGGTGCAGTACGGGATGGCGGATCGACGGGGAGCTGGACGTCGTCACCGTCTCGATCCCGATGGACCAGTTGCAGGACCAGCGCGCGGTCGCGCGGTTTCGGGAAATGCGCTTCGCCTTTGCTGATCCACTGGGCATCGCGCTGACGCGGCAGATCCTCAGCGAGCTCTATGCGGCGCAGACGGTCGAGCGGACCGCCTATATCGGTACGCTGCTCGACGCGCTGAAGATGCACACGCTGCGCAGCTCGCCGCCGAGCAGCGAGGGCGCGTTCCCCAGCGCGGACTTCTCCGCCTATCGCATCCACCAGATCATGAACGATATTCTCGGGCGCCCCGAGGAGGATCACAGCCTGGAGACGCTGGCGGCGCAGGCGGGGCTGACGCCCTCGCATTTCTGTCGCGTGTTCAAGCGGGCGACGGGCGTGACGCCGCATCAGTATGTGATGAAGGCCAGGCTGGATCGCGCCCGCGACTTGCTGGGCCAGTCTGACCTTTCCATCGCGCAGGTGGCGGAGATGACCGGCTTCACCAGCCAGAGCCACTTCACCCGCGCCTTTCGCCAATATGCCGGGGACACGCCCAGCGGTTGGCGCCACACCATTCAATAG
- a CDS encoding NAD(P)-dependent alcohol dehydrogenase — MQTIAAVAREPKGDFTLETVEVEAPRAGEVRVRIAGVGLCHTDLIFRDQFVPYPLPAVLGHEGAGVIEALGPDVEGLTVGDAVVLGFSSCGHCSRCDEHLPSYCRDFPPLNYAGMRLEDGSKAYSKDGEAISSHFFGQSSFAAHAIVRARNVVKVDDPAAPLAILGPLGCGFQTGAGGVMRSMACRAGSSIVIVGGGPVGLAAVMGAKIRGCATIILVEPVEKRRELGRELGATHVIDPMAGDVPAAIREIVAEGVDYAFDTSGRVEMMEAVLAALTPRGMLGLVGVPGKADAALSINIAGMITYGQRVVGIMEGDSDPQSFIPELIAAHRDGQFPFDKLVQTFPLTEINAAIEAQKRGDCVKVVLIP, encoded by the coding sequence ATGCAGACCATTGCCGCCGTCGCGCGCGAGCCAAAGGGCGATTTCACCCTGGAGACGGTCGAAGTCGAGGCGCCCCGTGCGGGCGAGGTACGGGTCAGGATCGCGGGGGTCGGCCTTTGTCACACCGACCTGATCTTTCGCGACCAGTTCGTACCCTATCCGCTGCCCGCCGTACTGGGTCACGAGGGCGCGGGGGTTATCGAAGCGCTGGGGCCGGACGTCGAGGGGCTGACGGTCGGCGATGCGGTGGTGCTAGGCTTTTCAAGCTGCGGGCATTGCTCGCGGTGCGACGAGCATCTGCCCAGCTATTGCCGCGACTTTCCGCCGCTCAACTACGCGGGAATGCGGCTGGAGGACGGGTCGAAGGCCTATTCCAAGGACGGCGAGGCGATCTCCTCGCACTTTTTTGGCCAGTCGAGCTTTGCCGCCCATGCCATCGTCCGGGCGCGCAATGTGGTGAAGGTCGATGATCCGGCCGCACCGCTGGCGATTTTGGGACCGCTGGGTTGTGGGTTCCAGACCGGGGCGGGGGGCGTGATGCGATCCATGGCTTGCCGTGCGGGGTCGTCGATCGTGATAGTCGGCGGCGGGCCCGTCGGGCTGGCGGCCGTGATGGGGGCGAAGATCCGGGGCTGCGCGACGATCATCCTGGTCGAGCCGGTCGAGAAGCGCCGCGAACTGGGACGCGAACTGGGCGCGACCCATGTGATCGACCCGATGGCGGGTGACGTGCCCGCCGCCATCCGCGAGATCGTGGCCGAGGGCGTGGATTACGCCTTCGACACCAGCGGCCGTGTCGAGATGATGGAGGCGGTGCTGGCCGCGCTGACCCCGCGCGGGATGCTGGGGCTGGTCGGCGTGCCGGGCAAGGCCGATGCGGCGTTGAGCATCAACATCGCGGGCATGATCACCTATGGCCAGCGCGTCGTCGGCATCATGGAAGGCGACAGCGATCCGCAGAGCTTCATCCCCGAACTGATCGCGGCGCATCGTGACGGACAATTCCCCTTCGACAAGCTGGTCCAGACCTTCCCGCTGACGGAGATCAACGCGGCGATTGAGGCGCAGAAGCGCGGCGATTGCGTCAAGGTGGTGCTGATCCCGTGA
- a CDS encoding NAD(P)/FAD-dependent oxidoreductase: MSAVHYDVLIVGGGHAGAQAAVALRQEKFDGSIAILGTEPHPPYERPPLSKEYLAGTKPFERILIRPETFWAERGVSLVLGETVESVDPVARSVRTKSGRSIDYGELVWATGGEPRRLTCAGHDLAGIHAVRTRADVDRMLGALAEAERIVVIGGGYIGLEASAALTKFGKSVTLVEAQDRVLARVAGEPLSRFYEAEHRAHGVTLMLGVGISCIEGEDWVTGVRLDDGALLPADMVIVGIGIIPAVEPLVLAGAEAGNGVVVDGYCRTSLPHIHAIGDCAAHANRYADGAMIRLESVQNANDQAVTAARDIVGRPVPYDAVPWFWSNQYDLKLQTVGLSTGHDAAVLRGDPAARSFSVVYLKQGKVIAIDAVNAVKDYVQGRALVQAGATIAPEVLADARRPLKDLLSA, encoded by the coding sequence GTGAGCGCTGTGCACTATGATGTCCTGATCGTCGGCGGCGGTCATGCTGGGGCGCAGGCGGCGGTGGCGTTGCGGCAGGAAAAATTTGATGGCTCCATCGCCATCCTGGGAACCGAGCCACACCCGCCCTACGAACGTCCGCCCCTGTCCAAGGAATATCTGGCCGGGACAAAGCCGTTCGAACGTATTCTCATCCGTCCCGAGACGTTCTGGGCCGAACGCGGCGTCTCGCTGGTGCTGGGCGAGACGGTGGAATCGGTCGATCCCGTCGCCCGGTCGGTTCGAACCAAGAGCGGCCGGTCCATCGATTACGGCGAGCTGGTCTGGGCGACCGGCGGCGAGCCGCGACGCCTGACCTGTGCCGGGCATGATCTGGCGGGGATCCACGCCGTTCGCACGCGGGCCGATGTCGACCGGATGCTGGGCGCACTGGCCGAAGCGGAGCGGATCGTCGTGATCGGCGGGGGCTATATCGGGCTGGAGGCTTCGGCCGCGCTTACGAAGTTCGGCAAGAGCGTGACGCTGGTCGAGGCGCAGGACCGGGTGCTGGCGCGAGTCGCGGGCGAGCCGCTGTCCCGCTTTTACGAGGCGGAGCACCGGGCGCATGGCGTCACGCTGATGCTGGGCGTCGGCATATCCTGTATCGAGGGCGAGGACTGGGTGACCGGCGTCCGCCTAGACGACGGCGCGCTGCTGCCTGCGGACATGGTGATCGTCGGCATCGGCATCATCCCCGCCGTCGAACCGTTGGTGCTGGCTGGGGCGGAGGCGGGCAATGGCGTGGTCGTCGATGGCTATTGCCGGACGAGTCTGCCGCATATTCACGCCATTGGTGACTGTGCCGCACATGCCAACCGCTATGCCGACGGCGCGATGATCCGGTTGGAATCGGTCCAGAACGCCAATGACCAGGCCGTGACGGCAGCGCGCGATATTGTCGGGCGGCCGGTCCCCTATGACGCGGTGCCCTGGTTCTGGTCCAATCAATATGACCTGAAGCTGCAGACCGTGGGCCTGTCGACCGGGCATGACGCGGCGGTGCTGCGGGGAGATCCGGCGGCGCGCAGCTTTTCGGTCGTTTATCTGAAGCAAGGAAAGGTGATCGCGATCGACGCGGTGAATGCGGTCAAGGATTATGTCCAGGGCCGAGCACTGGTACAGGCCGGGGCGACGATCGCACCGGAAGTCCTGGCCGACGCCCGAAGGCCGCTGAAAGACCTCCTCTCAGCCTGA
- a CDS encoding acyl-CoA synthetase, translating to MHPANHAARHPDKPAIIMGGSGESISFAELDAASNRSAHLLRALGLKRGDVVATVFANAPEAFILGWAAQRSGLYQTAISCKLSARDMAYILRDSGAKLLVVSPAYADLAREAVAHLPTLLTYRWTASDTRFADWSLAASGYPATPIADESAGTDLLYSSGTTGRPKGVMPPLPTGPIDAPTPLMRMGQTLYGMGPDMIYLSSSPLYHAAPLRWAMAAQQLGGTVVVMERFEPQAALVLIERYRVTHATFVPTHFVRMLKLPDAERLGHDLSSLRAVVHAAAPCPVPVKQAMIDWLGPIVHEYYSGTECCGITALSSEEWLHRPGSVGRAVLGTLHILDDQGRELAAGETGNVFFSDGPTFSYLNDPAKTAEAHNAQGWATLGDIGRVDDDGYLYLSDRKSFMIISGGVNIYPQEIENLLVTHPKVADAAVIGVPCEEMGELVMAIVQPAAGLTGDETLADDLQAFARRELGGVKTPRRFAFLDELPREPTGKLFKRLLRDRYAASG from the coding sequence ATGCACCCGGCAAACCATGCCGCACGCCATCCCGACAAGCCTGCCATCATCATGGGAGGGAGTGGCGAATCGATCAGTTTCGCCGAGCTCGACGCCGCCTCGAACCGCAGCGCGCACCTGCTCAGGGCGCTGGGGCTGAAACGCGGCGATGTCGTCGCCACGGTCTTCGCCAATGCGCCCGAGGCCTTCATCCTCGGCTGGGCGGCGCAGCGATCGGGGCTCTACCAGACCGCGATCTCGTGCAAGCTGAGTGCGCGCGACATGGCTTATATCCTGCGGGACTCCGGGGCCAAATTGCTGGTCGTGTCACCCGCTTATGCCGATTTGGCGCGGGAGGCCGTGGCGCATTTACCAACTCTGCTGACCTATCGCTGGACGGCATCGGATACCCGGTTCGCCGATTGGAGCCTTGCTGCCAGCGGCTATCCGGCAACGCCGATCGCGGACGAAAGCGCGGGGACCGATCTGCTCTACTCGTCGGGGACGACCGGGCGGCCCAAGGGCGTGATGCCGCCATTGCCGACCGGGCCGATCGATGCGCCGACGCCGCTGATGCGGATGGGGCAGACGCTCTACGGCATGGGCCCGGACATGATTTATCTTTCCAGCTCGCCGCTCTACCATGCCGCGCCGTTGCGCTGGGCGATGGCGGCGCAGCAGCTGGGCGGGACGGTCGTCGTCATGGAGCGGTTCGAGCCGCAGGCGGCGCTGGTCCTGATCGAGCGTTACCGGGTCACCCATGCGACATTCGTGCCCACGCATTTCGTGCGGATGCTCAAGCTTCCCGATGCCGAACGGCTGGGCCATGACCTGTCCTCGCTGCGCGCGGTGGTCCATGCCGCCGCGCCCTGCCCCGTGCCCGTCAAGCAGGCGATGATCGACTGGCTGGGTCCGATCGTGCACGAATATTATTCAGGCACCGAATGCTGCGGGATCACCGCACTCAGCAGCGAGGAATGGCTGCACCGGCCGGGATCGGTCGGGCGGGCCGTTCTGGGCACGTTGCACATTCTGGACGATCAGGGCCGGGAGTTGGCGGCCGGAGAGACGGGGAATGTCTTTTTCAGCGACGGCCCGACCTTTTCCTACCTCAACGACCCGGCCAAGACCGCCGAGGCCCATAACGCACAAGGCTGGGCGACGCTGGGCGATATCGGGCGGGTCGATGACGATGGCTATCTGTATTTGTCAGACCGCAAGAGCTTCATGATCATCTCGGGCGGCGTAAATATCTATCCGCAGGAGATCGAGAATTTGCTCGTCACCCACCCGAAGGTCGCGGACGCGGCGGTGATCGGCGTGCCGTGCGAAGAGATGGGCGAATTGGTCATGGCCATCGTCCAGCCCGCCGCCGGGCTCACCGGCGACGAGACGCTGGCCGACGATCTCCAAGCCTTTGCCCGACGCGAACTGGGCGGGGTAAAGACGCCGCGCCGGTTCGCATTCCTGGACGAACTGCCCCGCGAACCGACCGGCAAGCTGTTCAAGCGGCTGCTGCGCGACCGCTATGCTGCGTCAGGCTGA
- a CDS encoding acyl-CoA dehydrogenase family protein, with protein sequence MVLTNDQVAIRDTVRDFAQERIRPNSAAFEAAGGYPPELFRALGEMGLMGMTAPAELGGAGADYVSYTLALIEVAAADGALSTIVSIQNSIMVNGLIAFGSPAQRERWLPDLVNGLAIGAFALTEADAGSDAAAIRTRAQRTQDGWRIDGAKQFITSGRIASVAMVIAVTDPAAGRKGMSAFLVPTDAPGYAVDKVEHKLGQGASDTCGLRFEDCRVGADALFGEEGRGYAIALANLESGRIGIAAQSVGMAQGALDIAIAYARDRKSFGKPIVEHQAVGFRLADLATRLEAARQMVLHAAALKDAGLPALQAASMAKLFASETAEAVVSGAIQTLGGYGYLEEFGLAKIYRDVRVCQIYEGTSDIQRMVIARGLGEHHG encoded by the coding sequence TTGGTTCTGACCAACGATCAGGTCGCGATCCGCGACACCGTCCGTGATTTCGCGCAGGAACGTATCCGCCCCAATTCGGCGGCGTTCGAGGCGGCGGGCGGCTATCCTCCCGAGCTGTTCCGCGCGTTGGGCGAAATGGGCCTCATGGGCATGACCGCGCCCGCCGAACTGGGAGGGGCGGGGGCCGACTATGTTTCCTATACGCTGGCGCTGATCGAGGTCGCGGCGGCGGACGGCGCGCTGTCGACCATCGTATCGATCCAGAATTCGATCATGGTCAACGGCCTGATTGCCTTCGGTTCACCGGCACAGCGCGAACGCTGGCTGCCGGATCTGGTCAATGGCTTGGCCATCGGCGCCTTTGCCTTGACGGAGGCCGATGCCGGGTCCGACGCTGCCGCCATCCGCACGCGGGCGCAGCGGACGCAGGACGGCTGGCGTATCGACGGGGCGAAGCAGTTCATCACGTCGGGCAGGATCGCCTCGGTGGCGATGGTGATCGCGGTCACCGACCCGGCGGCGGGACGCAAGGGCATGTCCGCCTTCCTCGTGCCCACCGACGCGCCCGGCTATGCCGTGGACAAGGTCGAGCACAAGTTGGGGCAGGGCGCGTCCGACACTTGCGGCCTGCGCTTCGAGGATTGCCGGGTCGGTGCCGACGCCCTGTTCGGCGAGGAGGGGCGCGGCTATGCGATAGCGCTCGCCAACCTGGAGTCCGGGCGGATCGGCATTGCGGCCCAGTCGGTCGGCATGGCGCAGGGCGCGCTGGACATCGCTATCGCCTATGCTCGTGACCGCAAGAGCTTCGGCAAGCCGATCGTCGAGCATCAGGCGGTCGGCTTCCGTCTGGCCGACCTCGCCACCCGGCTGGAGGCCGCGCGCCAGATGGTCCTGCATGCTGCCGCACTGAAGGACGCGGGGCTTCCCGCTTTGCAGGCCGCGTCCATGGCGAAGCTCTTTGCGTCCGAAACTGCCGAGGCGGTGGTGTCGGGTGCGATCCAGACGCTGGGCGGCTATGGCTATCTGGAGGAATTCGGGCTCGCCAAAATCTACCGCGATGTCCGTGTCTGCCAGATCTATGAGGGCACGTCCGACATACAGCGGATGGTGATCGCCCGTGGTCTGGGAGAGCATCATGGTTGA
- a CDS encoding acetyl-CoA C-acyltransferase: MVDPIVILGSARTPMGGFQGAFATLTAVELGAVAVAAAVERAGVSPDRIERITMGCVLPAGLGQAPARQAALKAGLPQSVEATTINKMCGSGMQAVIMAAEALTAGAARIVIAGGMESMTGAPFLLPKHRGGARIGHDRVIDSMMMDGLEDAYDRGKPMGAFAEDSARDYGLTREAQDAYALESLARAQAAIEQGAFAGEIAAVAVPGRGSTVLVDRDEQPGKARPDKIAGLRPAFAAEGTITAASSASISDGAAALVLAPLSIAEGEGLNPQARIVATAAHAHAPALFTTAPVFAIRKVLERAGWSVADVDLFEVNEAFAAVAMIAMRDLGIPRDRMNVNGGATALGHPIGASGARIIVTLIAALRARRLRRGVAALCIGGGEATAIAIELI, from the coding sequence ATGGTTGATCCGATCGTCATTCTGGGCAGCGCCCGGACGCCGATGGGCGGGTTTCAGGGCGCCTTCGCCACACTGACCGCGGTGGAGCTTGGTGCGGTCGCGGTGGCCGCCGCGGTGGAACGTGCCGGTGTCTCGCCGGACCGGATCGAGCGCATCACAATGGGCTGCGTCCTCCCCGCCGGATTGGGCCAGGCACCCGCGCGGCAGGCGGCGCTCAAGGCGGGCCTGCCGCAATCGGTCGAGGCTACCACGATCAACAAGATGTGCGGATCAGGGATGCAGGCCGTCATCATGGCGGCCGAGGCGCTGACCGCCGGGGCGGCGCGGATCGTCATCGCGGGCGGCATGGAAAGCATGACCGGCGCGCCCTTTCTGCTGCCCAAGCATCGCGGCGGCGCGCGGATCGGCCATGACCGGGTGATCGACTCGATGATGATGGACGGGCTGGAGGACGCCTATGATCGCGGCAAGCCGATGGGGGCTTTCGCCGAAGACTCCGCGAGGGACTATGGCCTGACCCGCGAGGCACAGGACGCCTATGCCTTGGAAAGCCTGGCACGGGCACAGGCGGCGATCGAACAGGGCGCATTCGCCGGGGAGATCGCGGCGGTTGCGGTGCCCGGCCGTGGCAGCACGGTGCTGGTCGACCGCGACGAACAGCCGGGCAAGGCGCGTCCTGACAAGATAGCTGGCCTGCGCCCCGCCTTCGCGGCTGAAGGAACCATTACGGCGGCCAGTTCCGCTTCGATCTCGGACGGTGCCGCCGCGCTGGTTCTGGCACCGCTCAGTATCGCCGAGGGTGAGGGGCTGAACCCGCAGGCCCGGATCGTCGCCACCGCCGCTCACGCCCACGCGCCCGCCCTGTTCACCACCGCGCCGGTCTTCGCGATCCGCAAGGTGCTGGAGCGGGCAGGCTGGAGCGTCGCCGATGTCGATCTGTTCGAGGTCAACGAGGCCTTCGCCGCCGTCGCCATGATCGCGATGCGGGACCTGGGTATCCCTCGCGACCGGATGAACGTGAACGGCGGCGCGACCGCGCTGGGCCATCCGATCGGGGCGAGCGGCGCGCGGATCATCGTCACGCTGATCGCCGCGCTGAGGGCGCGCCGCCTCAGGCGCGGTGTGGCGGCACTGTGCATCGGCGGCGGCGAGGCGACCGCCATCGCCATCGAACTCATCTGA